One part of the Sus scrofa isolate TJ Tabasco breed Duroc chromosome 8, Sscrofa11.1, whole genome shotgun sequence genome encodes these proteins:
- the NPY2R gene encoding neuropeptide Y receptor type 2 isoform X1, with amino-acid sequence MKMGPLGAEADENQTVEEMKMEPSGPGHTTPRGELAPDSEPELKDSTKLIEVQIILILAYCSIILLGVVGNSLVIHVVIKFKSMRTVTNFFIANLAVADLLVNTLCLPFTLTYTLMGEWKMGPVLCHLVPYAQGLAVQVSTITLTVIALDRHRCIVYHLESKISKRISFLIIGLAWGISALLASPLAIFREYSLIEIIPDFEIVACTEKWPGEEKSIYGTVYSLSSLLILYVLPLGIISFSYARIWSKLKNHVSPGGVNDHYHQRRQKTTKMLVCVVVVFAVSWLPLHAFQLAVDIDSQVLDLKEYKLIFTVFHIIAMCSTFANPLLYGWMNSNYRKAFLSAFRCEQRLDAIHSEVSMTSKAKKNLEVTKNGGPDDSFTEATNV; translated from the coding sequence ATGAAAATGGGTCCGTTAGGAGCAGAGGCTGATGAGAACCAAACAGTGGAAGAAATGAAGATGGAGCCCTCTGGCCCAGGGCACACCACTCCTAGAGGCGAGCTGGCCCCTGACTCTGAGCCGGAGCTTAAAGACAGCACCAAGTTGATTGAGGTACAGATCATCCTTATACTGGCCTATTGCTCCATCATCTTGCTTGGTGTGGTTGGCAATTCCTTGGTGATCCACGTGGTGATCAAATTCAAGAGCATGCGCACAGTAACCAACTTCTTTATTGCCAACCTGGCTGTGGCAGATCTTCTGGTGAACACCCTGTGCTTGCCATTTACACTCACCTACACCTTAATGGGGGAGTGGAAAATGGGTCCTGTCCTATGCCACTTGGTGCCCTATGCCCAGGGCCTGGCGGTCCAGGTGTCCACCATCACCTTGACAGTGATCGCCCTGGACCGGCATCGCTGCATCGTCTACCACCTTGAGAGCAAGATCTCCAAGCGAATCAGCTTCTTGATCATAGGCTTGGCATGGGGCATCAGTGCCCTGCTAGCCAGCCCCCTGGCCATCTTCCGGGAGTACTCACTGATTGAGATCATCCCCGACTTTGAGATTGTGGCCTGTACTGAGAAGTGGCCTGGCGAGGAGAAGAGCATCTATGGTACCGTCTATAGTCTTTCCTCCTTATTAATCCTGTACGTTTTGCCTCTGGGCATCATCTCCTTTTCCTACGCTCGGATCTGGAGCAAACTTAAGAACCATGTCAGCCCTGGAGGTGTGAACGACCACTACCATCAGCGGAGGCAGAAAACCACCAAGATgcttgtgtgtgtggtggtggtatTTGCGGTCAGCTGGTTGCCTCTGCATGCCTTCCAGCTTGCTGTGGACATTGACAGCCAAGTCCTGGACCTGAAGGAGTATAAACTCATCTTCACTGTGTTCCACATCATCGCTATGTGCTCCACCTTTGCCAATCCCCTTCTCTACGGCTGGATGAACAGCAACTACAGAAAGGCTTTCCTCTCAGCTTTCCGCTGCGAACAGAGGCTGGACGCCATT
- the NPY2R gene encoding neuropeptide Y receptor type 2 (The RefSeq protein has 2 substitutions compared to this genomic sequence): MGPIGAEADENQTVEEMKMEPSGPGHTTPRGELAPDSEPELKDSTKLIEVQIILILAYCSIILLGVVGNSLVIHVVIKFKSMRTVTNFFIANLAVADLLVNTLCLPFTLTYTLMGEWKMGPVLCHLVPYAQGLAVQVSTITLTVIALDRHRCIVYHLESKISKRISFLIIGLAWGISALLASPLAIFREYSLIEIIPDFEIVACTEKWPGEEKSIYGTVYSLSSLLILYVLPLGIISFSYARIWSKLKNHVSPGGVNDHYHQRRQKTTKMLVCVVVVFAVSWLPLHAFQLAVDIDSQVLDLKEYKLIFTVFHIIAMCSTFANPLLYGWMNSNYRKAFLSAFRCEQRLDAIHSEVSMTSKAKKNLEATKNGGPDDSFTEATNV, from the coding sequence ATGGGTCCGTTAGGAGCAGAGGCTGATGAGAACCAAACAGTGGAAGAAATGAAGATGGAGCCCTCTGGCCCAGGGCACACCACTCCTAGAGGCGAGCTGGCCCCTGACTCTGAGCCGGAGCTTAAAGACAGCACCAAGTTGATTGAGGTACAGATCATCCTTATACTGGCCTATTGCTCCATCATCTTGCTTGGTGTGGTTGGCAATTCCTTGGTGATCCACGTGGTGATCAAATTCAAGAGCATGCGCACAGTAACCAACTTCTTTATTGCCAACCTGGCTGTGGCAGATCTTCTGGTGAACACCCTGTGCTTGCCATTTACACTCACCTACACCTTAATGGGGGAGTGGAAAATGGGTCCTGTCCTATGCCACTTGGTGCCCTATGCCCAGGGCCTGGCGGTCCAGGTGTCCACCATCACCTTGACAGTGATCGCCCTGGACCGGCATCGCTGCATCGTCTACCACCTTGAGAGCAAGATCTCCAAGCGAATCAGCTTCTTGATCATAGGCTTGGCATGGGGCATCAGTGCCCTGCTAGCCAGCCCCCTGGCCATCTTCCGGGAGTACTCACTGATTGAGATCATCCCCGACTTTGAGATTGTGGCCTGTACTGAGAAGTGGCCTGGCGAGGAGAAGAGCATCTATGGTACCGTCTATAGTCTTTCCTCCTTATTAATCCTGTACGTTTTGCCTCTGGGCATCATCTCCTTTTCCTACGCTCGGATCTGGAGCAAACTTAAGAACCATGTCAGCCCTGGAGGTGTGAACGACCACTACCATCAGCGGAGGCAGAAAACCACCAAGATgcttgtgtgtgtggtggtggtatTTGCGGTCAGCTGGTTGCCTCTGCATGCCTTCCAGCTTGCTGTGGACATTGACAGCCAAGTCCTGGACCTGAAGGAGTATAAACTCATCTTCACTGTGTTCCACATCATCGCTATGTGCTCCACCTTTGCCAATCCCCTTCTCTACGGCTGGATGAACAGCAACTACAGAAAGGCTTTCCTCTCAGCTTTCCGCTGCGAACAGAGGCTGGACGCCATT